One stretch of Aquimarina sp. Aq107 DNA includes these proteins:
- a CDS encoding CdaR family protein, producing MSKTKLNRFSLKRNNVKTFLFFLAFTSILWLFIQFSKNYTQEVEVDIEYTNIPNDRILHEDSDQTLKLTLNGNGFRLINHTWSKPRLELDIASAVETETSNDYYFYVDKANQSLKNKLNFKGRILSVQKDTLKVKLDINLEKKIPIRISKKLLYAPGYGSDKGVVLSPDSITISGPKRILDTISYVVTENLELEGLNTDYNTTLSIKTDSLPPRIGVVPREIEANISVSKFTEGSQEIPITLMNIPEDKEVKIFPKEVKVVYRVGLDKYNEISLRDFRVIADYNKVSADSPFLILELVDMPTSIHDVRLQDKQVQFVILN from the coding sequence ATGTCTAAGACCAAATTAAATAGATTTTCTTTAAAAAGAAATAATGTCAAAACATTCCTGTTTTTTTTGGCGTTTACCTCTATTTTATGGCTTTTTATACAATTTTCTAAAAATTATACGCAAGAAGTAGAAGTTGATATCGAATACACCAATATTCCAAATGATAGAATTCTACATGAAGATAGTGATCAAACATTAAAACTTACTCTTAATGGAAATGGTTTTAGATTAATTAATCATACGTGGAGTAAACCTAGATTAGAATTAGATATTGCAAGTGCAGTAGAAACGGAAACTAGTAATGATTATTATTTTTATGTAGACAAGGCAAACCAGTCTTTAAAAAATAAATTAAATTTTAAAGGAAGAATACTTTCTGTGCAAAAAGATACTTTAAAAGTTAAACTAGATATTAATCTGGAAAAGAAAATTCCTATACGAATATCAAAAAAACTATTATATGCACCAGGATATGGTAGTGATAAAGGAGTTGTTCTCTCTCCTGATTCAATAACTATTAGTGGTCCAAAAAGAATATTGGATACTATAAGTTATGTAGTAACTGAGAATTTGGAATTAGAAGGTTTAAATACTGATTATAATACTACATTGTCAATTAAAACAGATAGTTTACCTCCTAGAATTGGTGTTGTTCCTAGAGAAATAGAAGCCAATATCTCGGTAAGTAAGTTTACCGAAGGGAGTCAAGAAATACCTATAACATTAATGAATATACCTGAAGATAAAGAGGTGAAGATCTTTCCTAAAGAGGTAAAAGTAGTATATAGAGTTGGTTTGGATAAATATAATGAGATTAGTTTAAGAGACTTTAGAGTAATAGCTGATTATAATAAGGTTTCTGCTGATAGTCCATTTTTAATTCTAGAATTGGTAGATATGCCAACATCTATCCATGATGTTCGTTTACAAGATAAACAAGTGCAATTTGTTATTTTAAATTAA
- a CDS encoding glycosyltransferase family 2 protein, which translates to MNISFSFVIPVYNRPNEIDELLSSMIELEYDQAYEVVIVEDGSSETSEEVIKSYDSQLQISYYQKNNTGPGDSRNFGMRKAKGNYFLILDSDVILPKDYLRKVKDFLSTNFVHCFGGPDDAHKNFSNLQKAISFSMTSYLTTGGIRGRKNTLGKFQPRSFNMGISKEAFEASEGFGNIHPGEDPDLTIRLWKLGYDTALIPDAKVFHKRRISWNKFYIQVNKFGLVRPILNLWHPETSKITYWFPTLFVLYTIFAIITAMLGYWYFIAFWMLYFVIIFINATINYRSISIGIQSVMAVWVQFYGYGKGFLKSYYYIHLLKKNPEQKFKQLFFSK; encoded by the coding sequence ATGAATATTTCTTTTTCTTTTGTAATACCTGTGTATAACAGGCCTAATGAGATAGACGAGTTGTTAAGCAGTATGATTGAATTAGAATACGATCAGGCTTATGAAGTAGTAATTGTGGAAGATGGTTCATCAGAAACGTCAGAGGAAGTAATTAAATCTTATGACAGTCAATTACAAATTAGTTATTACCAAAAAAACAATACGGGGCCTGGTGATTCTCGCAACTTTGGGATGAGAAAAGCTAAAGGGAATTATTTCCTTATTTTAGATAGCGATGTGATTTTACCAAAGGATTATTTACGTAAAGTGAAAGATTTTTTGTCTACAAATTTTGTGCATTGTTTTGGAGGTCCTGATGATGCTCATAAAAACTTCTCGAATTTACAGAAAGCAATAAGTTTTAGTATGACTTCTTATTTAACCACAGGAGGTATAAGAGGTAGGAAGAATACGTTAGGTAAATTTCAACCTAGAAGTTTTAATATGGGGATATCTAAAGAAGCTTTTGAAGCCTCAGAAGGTTTTGGTAATATTCATCCTGGAGAAGATCCAGATCTTACGATAAGACTTTGGAAGCTAGGTTATGATACTGCATTGATACCAGACGCTAAAGTATTTCATAAAAGAAGAATTTCTTGGAATAAATTTTATATACAGGTTAATAAATTTGGATTAGTTCGTCCAATTTTAAATTTATGGCATCCTGAGACTTCTAAAATTACCTACTGGTTTCCTACATTATTTGTCTTGTATACCATATTTGCTATTATTACTGCTATGTTAGGATATTGGTATTTCATTGCATTCTGGATGTTATATTTTGTAATTATTTTTATAAATGCTACTATTAATTACCGCAGTATTTCTATAGGAATTCAATCAGTTATGGCTGTTTGGGTTCAATTTTATGGCTATGGCAAAGGATTCTTGAAATCTTATTATTATATTCATCTGCTCAAAAAAAATCCTGAACAAAAATTTAAGCAGCTGTTTTTTTCAAAGTAA
- a CDS encoding enoyl-ACP reductase, which translates to MSYNLLKGKRGIIFGALDENSIAWKTAERVFEEGGTFVLTNAPVAMRMGAIKDLAEKTNSQIIPADATSLEDLENLLEKSIEILGGKLDFVLHSIGMSVNVRKGRHYTDLNYDWSEKGWDVSALSFHKTMQTLYKKEAMNEWGSIVALTYMAAQRVFPDYNDMADNKAYLESIARSFGYFFGRDKKVRVNTISQSPTPTTAGKGVKGFDGFIEYADKMSPLGNASADECADYTITLFSDLTKKVTLQNLYHDGGFSNMGVSQMVMEKFVDEE; encoded by the coding sequence ATGTCTTACAATTTATTAAAAGGTAAAAGAGGGATAATTTTTGGCGCACTTGATGAAAATTCAATCGCTTGGAAAACTGCAGAACGTGTTTTTGAAGAAGGAGGAACTTTTGTACTTACAAACGCTCCAGTTGCAATGCGTATGGGAGCAATAAAAGATCTTGCAGAGAAAACAAATTCTCAAATTATACCTGCAGATGCAACATCATTAGAAGATTTAGAAAATCTTTTAGAGAAATCAATAGAGATTTTAGGTGGGAAACTGGATTTTGTTTTGCACTCTATCGGGATGTCAGTTAATGTTAGAAAAGGTCGTCATTATACAGATCTAAATTATGATTGGAGTGAAAAGGGATGGGATGTATCTGCATTATCGTTTCATAAAACAATGCAGACATTGTATAAGAAGGAAGCAATGAATGAATGGGGTAGTATCGTAGCACTTACGTATATGGCTGCTCAGCGAGTTTTTCCTGATTATAATGATATGGCTGATAATAAAGCGTATCTAGAATCTATTGCTCGTAGTTTTGGTTATTTCTTTGGTAGAGATAAAAAGGTAAGAGTGAATACAATTTCACAATCACCAACACCAACTACAGCAGGAAAAGGAGTAAAAGGATTTGATGGTTTTATTGAATATGCTGATAAAATGTCTCCTCTGGGTAACGCATCAGCAGATGAATGTGCAGATTATACAATTACGTTGTTTTCTGATTTAACGAAGAAAGTAACATTACAAAACCTATATCACGATGGAGGATTTTCTAACATGGGAGTGAGTCAGATGGTAATGGAAAAATTTGTTGACGAAGAGTAA
- the recN gene encoding DNA repair protein RecN, protein MLRSLSIKNFALIEQLQVSFDTGLITITGETGAGKSLLLGALGLLLGKRADLSSVKDNSAKCSIEGVFDIEKYNLKTFFEEEDLDYESETIIRREILPSGKSRAFINDTPVTLNSLNKLGVRLIDIHSQHQTLEVTTNDFQFEVLDALSDCGREIESYKRGLSLLKIKEKEEKALIESQQELTKEHDYNSFLLNELEEAKLKTGEQAELEERYETLNNIEEIQERLSSSVSLVSSEEVGVSDLLNTIKTSISKVAQYSGALKELSDRIQSVSIELEDIHDSLQNELEGLDADPVQLEELSQRLQIIHNLQTKHAVSSIEELIVIKEDLQEKVAKTESLSETIENVRKDITTTQKQLDELAIRIHNKRIKALPKLISELEDILSSLGMPNATFKTALTLQEKYFSNGKEVLEFLFSANKGGVYGELKKVASGGELSRIMIAIKAILSRYTQLPTIIFDEIDTGVSGEIAHKMADLMMAMSKNLQVFSITHLPQIAANGQSQYKVYKEDVNDTTVTRLRLLNEEDRIREIAEMIGGKDISDSALTHAKSLLNN, encoded by the coding sequence TTGTTAAGAAGTCTTTCAATAAAAAACTTCGCCTTAATTGAACAGCTACAGGTTTCTTTTGATACCGGTTTAATTACAATTACTGGAGAAACCGGAGCGGGTAAATCTTTACTTTTGGGTGCCTTAGGACTTTTGCTAGGAAAAAGAGCAGATCTATCTAGTGTTAAAGATAATTCCGCGAAATGCAGTATCGAGGGTGTTTTCGATATAGAAAAGTATAACCTTAAAACGTTTTTCGAAGAAGAAGATTTAGATTATGAATCAGAAACTATTATAAGAAGAGAGATTCTGCCGTCTGGAAAATCAAGAGCTTTTATTAATGACACACCGGTTACTTTAAATTCTTTAAATAAATTAGGAGTTCGATTAATTGATATTCATAGCCAGCATCAAACCTTAGAAGTTACTACCAATGATTTTCAGTTTGAAGTACTGGATGCTTTATCAGATTGTGGTAGAGAAATAGAATCTTATAAACGAGGCTTATCTTTATTAAAAATTAAAGAAAAAGAAGAAAAGGCATTAATAGAGAGCCAGCAGGAGCTGACAAAAGAACACGATTACAATTCTTTTTTACTGAACGAATTGGAAGAAGCAAAGCTTAAAACGGGAGAACAGGCTGAGTTAGAAGAGCGTTATGAGACGTTAAATAATATTGAAGAGATACAAGAGCGACTATCTTCTTCTGTTTCATTAGTTTCTTCTGAAGAAGTTGGGGTTTCTGATCTTCTAAATACAATAAAAACGAGTATTTCTAAAGTGGCCCAATATTCTGGTGCCTTAAAAGAATTATCGGATAGGATTCAAAGTGTTTCTATCGAATTAGAAGATATACACGATTCTTTGCAGAATGAACTTGAAGGCCTAGATGCAGATCCTGTACAATTAGAAGAACTGAGTCAACGATTACAAATTATTCATAACCTTCAAACGAAACACGCTGTATCCTCCATTGAAGAATTGATTGTAATAAAAGAAGATTTACAGGAAAAAGTAGCTAAAACAGAATCGCTTTCTGAGACTATAGAAAATGTTAGAAAAGATATAACAACTACACAAAAACAATTAGACGAGCTTGCAATTAGAATTCATAATAAAAGAATAAAAGCTTTACCAAAATTGATATCTGAATTAGAAGATATTTTAAGTTCGTTAGGAATGCCAAATGCAACTTTTAAAACAGCTTTAACCTTGCAAGAAAAATATTTCTCTAATGGAAAAGAAGTTTTAGAGTTTCTATTTTCTGCCAATAAAGGTGGTGTCTATGGAGAGTTAAAGAAAGTTGCTTCTGGAGGAGAATTATCTAGGATTATGATTGCTATTAAAGCAATACTCTCTAGGTATACGCAATTACCGACGATAATTTTTGATGAGATAGATACTGGTGTTTCAGGAGAAATTGCACATAAAATGGCGGATTTAATGATGGCTATGAGTAAAAACCTTCAAGTGTTTAGTATTACTCATTTACCTCAAATAGCGGCAAATGGACAGAGTCAATATAAAGTCTACAAGGAAGATGTAAATGATACTACAGTCACTAGACTTAGATTATTAAATGAAGAAGATAGAATCCGTGAAATTGCTGAAATGATAGGTGGTAAAGACATTTCTGATTCTGCTTTAACACATGCCAAATCATTGTTAAATAATTAA
- a CDS encoding DUF4835 family protein, with protein MRKIFPFVILLFGIIVNAQEFNATVVVNAEQTGNPNLQVYKTLERSVTEFINNTKWTELDYRTEERIDCSFFITINGNSNDSFNATVQVQASRPIYGSNYKTTILNINDKQFNFQYLEFQPLNYNPNNFESNLISVVAFYLYTILGVDADSFELNSGTAYYQEAKNIVGNAQGGNTVGWNGQDGPQTRFRLNDDLLSGTFDGYRTALYSYHREGLDIMSNDLKKGKESILESMKTLEGLHRTRPNSYIMRVFFDAKADEVSKILSGGPSMNIAETMSILSRIAPTYATNWAEIKL; from the coding sequence ATGCGTAAAATTTTTCCATTTGTTATACTGTTATTTGGTATTATAGTTAATGCTCAAGAGTTTAATGCCACAGTGGTGGTAAATGCAGAACAAACAGGAAATCCAAATTTACAAGTTTATAAGACATTAGAAAGATCGGTTACAGAGTTTATTAATAATACAAAATGGACTGAGTTAGATTATCGAACTGAAGAACGAATAGATTGCAGTTTCTTTATTACCATTAATGGAAATAGTAATGATAGTTTTAATGCTACGGTGCAAGTTCAAGCTTCTAGACCTATATATGGTTCTAATTATAAGACTACTATATTGAATATTAATGATAAACAGTTTAATTTTCAATACTTAGAGTTCCAGCCTTTAAATTATAATCCTAACAATTTTGAATCAAACCTTATTTCTGTAGTTGCTTTTTATTTGTATACCATATTGGGAGTTGATGCGGATTCTTTCGAATTAAATTCTGGAACTGCATATTATCAAGAAGCTAAAAATATAGTGGGTAATGCTCAAGGAGGTAATACAGTTGGTTGGAACGGTCAAGATGGTCCGCAAACTAGATTTAGATTAAATGATGATTTATTATCAGGTACTTTTGATGGATATAGAACTGCATTATATTCTTATCATAGAGAGGGACTGGATATTATGAGTAATGATCTTAAAAAAGGTAAAGAGTCTATTTTAGAATCAATGAAAACTCTAGAAGGGTTACATAGAACCAGACCAAATTCGTATATAATGCGTGTGTTTTTTGACGCAAAAGCAGATGAGGTTTCAAAAATTCTTTCTGGAGGACCTTCCATGAATATTGCAGAGACCATGTCAATACTAAGTAGAATAGCACCTACCTATGCTACTAACTGGGCAGAGATAAAATTATAA
- the coaBC gene encoding bifunctional phosphopantothenoylcysteine decarboxylase/phosphopantothenate--cysteine ligase CoaBC — translation MSSILGGKKILIGVTAGIAAYKTASLVRLFIKSGAQVKVVMTPAAKDFVTPLTLSTLSKNPVHSSFYDEEDENAEWNNHVELGLWADIMLIAPATANTLSKMSTGSSNNLLLATYLSAKCPVYFAPAMDLDMYNHPSTHETFKKLQSFGNIMIPAESGELASGLVGQGRMAEPATIIRFIEEDILGKLPLKGQKVLITAGPTYEAIDPVRFIGNHSSGRMGIELATTAANLGAEVSLILGPSSLKVSHDFINVIPVVSAASMYEAVTKEFENCNIAIASAAVADYRPKNVSDQKIKKSDTSFSIELERTTDILKWMGSVKKDQFLVGFALETENEEQNAKGKLEKKNLDLIVLNSLNDKGAGFKGQTNKVTLINHKLEIKAFELKTKTEVAQDIFNEINEQRNA, via the coding sequence ATGTCATCAATATTAGGCGGTAAAAAAATTCTTATAGGTGTTACCGCTGGTATTGCTGCATATAAAACAGCTTCATTGGTGCGTCTTTTTATTAAATCAGGCGCACAAGTAAAGGTTGTAATGACTCCTGCAGCAAAAGATTTCGTAACGCCACTTACACTTTCTACATTATCTAAGAATCCAGTGCATTCATCCTTTTATGATGAAGAAGATGAGAACGCAGAATGGAATAACCATGTAGAGTTGGGGTTATGGGCGGATATCATGCTTATAGCACCAGCCACAGCTAATACTTTATCTAAGATGTCAACTGGTAGTAGTAACAATCTACTTTTGGCAACTTATCTATCTGCAAAATGCCCTGTGTATTTTGCTCCGGCAATGGATTTAGATATGTACAATCATCCATCAACACACGAAACCTTCAAAAAGCTTCAGTCTTTCGGTAATATCATGATTCCAGCAGAATCAGGAGAGCTAGCAAGTGGATTAGTAGGACAAGGTAGAATGGCGGAGCCTGCTACTATAATTCGTTTTATTGAAGAGGATATTTTAGGAAAATTACCTTTAAAAGGGCAAAAAGTTTTAATTACAGCAGGCCCAACATATGAGGCTATCGATCCAGTTCGTTTTATAGGAAATCATTCTAGTGGACGTATGGGGATAGAGTTAGCAACAACAGCGGCTAATCTAGGAGCAGAGGTATCATTAATATTGGGGCCTTCTTCACTTAAGGTTTCTCATGATTTTATAAATGTAATACCTGTTGTAAGTGCAGCTTCTATGTATGAAGCGGTAACTAAAGAATTTGAAAATTGCAATATAGCTATAGCTTCTGCGGCAGTTGCAGATTACAGACCAAAGAATGTTTCTGATCAAAAAATAAAAAAATCCGATACTAGCTTTTCTATTGAATTAGAGCGCACTACTGATATTCTTAAATGGATGGGTTCTGTGAAAAAAGATCAATTTTTAGTTGGTTTTGCATTAGAAACAGAGAATGAAGAACAAAATGCAAAAGGCAAACTAGAGAAGAAGAACTTGGATCTAATTGTACTTAATTCTCTTAATGATAAAGGTGCTGGTTTTAAAGGGCAAACAAATAAAGTAACACTGATTAATCATAAATTAGAAATTAAAGCGTTTGAATTAAAGACCAAGACTGAGGTTGCACAGGATATTTTTAATGAAATTAATGAACAACGTAATGCGTAA
- a CDS encoding DNA-directed RNA polymerase subunit omega — translation MDLKKSNAPVNTTTIDKNLVDQPTGNIYEAISVISKRANQINTDIKKELLEKLDEFATYNDSLEEIFENKEQIEVSKFYERLPKPHSLAAQEWLDGKIYFRNTKTDSESL, via the coding sequence ATGGATTTGAAAAAAAGTAATGCGCCTGTTAATACTACTACAATTGATAAGAATTTAGTAGATCAGCCTACAGGTAATATTTATGAGGCAATTTCTGTAATATCTAAAAGAGCCAATCAAATTAATACTGATATAAAAAAGGAGCTTTTAGAAAAGTTAGATGAGTTTGCTACTTACAATGACAGTTTAGAAGAAATCTTTGAAAACAAAGAACAGATAGAAGTTTCTAAATTCTATGAAAGATTACCTAAGCCACATTCTCTTGCAGCGCAAGAATGGTTAGATGGTAAAATATACTTCAGAAATACAAAGACAGATTCTGAATCGTTATAA
- a CDS encoding outer membrane protein assembly factor BamD, protein MKKFLFLLILVIAFGSCSEYQKVLKAEEVGPKYKLAEELYKEGKYKKALRLFEQIVPQFRGKPQAERVMYYYSDTYYNLEDYYLAGYQFERFAKSYPNSDKREEASYKGAKSYYYLSPRYSLDQTETDEALEKLQTYINAFPDSENLEEANTLVAELRNKKEKKAFEIAKRYHHRENYKVAINAFDNYLIDYPGSTFREKALYYKLESQYLLAIGSYDVLVKERLEVANGFYNNYKKYYKEGEFTADAEEISEDIKTRLEQYK, encoded by the coding sequence ATGAAGAAATTTTTGTTTTTGCTGATTTTAGTGATAGCTTTTGGTTCCTGTAGTGAGTATCAAAAAGTACTCAAAGCAGAAGAAGTTGGACCTAAATATAAATTAGCAGAAGAGTTATATAAAGAAGGGAAGTATAAAAAAGCATTACGACTTTTTGAACAGATTGTACCTCAGTTTAGAGGAAAACCACAAGCAGAAAGAGTGATGTATTATTATTCGGACACGTATTATAATTTAGAAGACTATTACCTTGCGGGTTATCAGTTTGAAAGATTTGCTAAGTCGTATCCTAATAGTGATAAAAGAGAAGAGGCTTCTTATAAAGGAGCAAAAAGCTATTATTACCTTTCTCCAAGATATAGTTTGGATCAGACGGAAACAGATGAAGCTTTAGAAAAATTACAAACATATATCAATGCTTTTCCGGATAGTGAAAATCTTGAGGAAGCTAATACTTTAGTAGCAGAATTAAGAAATAAAAAGGAGAAAAAAGCTTTTGAAATAGCAAAACGCTATCATCATAGAGAAAATTATAAAGTAGCTATTAATGCCTTTGATAATTATTTAATAGATTATCCTGGTTCTACTTTTAGAGAAAAAGCATTATATTACAAGCTAGAATCTCAATATTTACTTGCAATTGGGAGTTACGATGTTCTTGTAAAAGAACGACTTGAAGTTGCTAATGGTTTTTATAATAATTATAAAAAGTATTATAAAGAAGGAGAGTTTACTGCGGATGCAGAAGAAATATCAGAAGATATCAAGACAAGATTAGAACAATATAAATAG
- a CDS encoding ion channel, translating to MAKKIKDPGIGLSSNKRAKRFINKDGSFNIKHINRRTSISRSYNYLISISWFKFFCWVFLGYVFINSVFAIIYVLVGISAITVPTGSIIGDFMKAFFFSAQTVTTVGYGAMAPKGVVFGVISSIEALIGLLSFSFITGLLYGRFSKPKSSIRFSDIMVLREHNNVNSIMFRLMSRSTNVMIRPKVEVTLALSQKTENDKYVNNFYNLKLERNEITYLPTTWTVVHPINESSPLSEFKKEELPQLHGEILILVTYYDESFAQEVHQVHSYMLHNLNIDKAFIPAFHYDEEGFTVLDHDKIGETKTL from the coding sequence ATGGCTAAGAAAATAAAAGATCCTGGTATTGGTCTTTCGTCTAATAAAAGAGCGAAACGATTTATTAATAAAGATGGTTCTTTTAATATAAAACATATCAATAGACGTACATCCATTTCTAGGAGTTATAATTACTTGATAAGTATATCTTGGTTCAAGTTCTTTTGTTGGGTGTTTTTAGGCTATGTGTTTATAAACTCAGTATTCGCTATTATATATGTATTAGTTGGAATCTCTGCGATAACGGTTCCAACCGGAAGTATTATAGGAGATTTTATGAAAGCCTTCTTTTTTTCTGCTCAGACTGTAACTACTGTAGGGTACGGAGCAATGGCTCCAAAAGGAGTAGTTTTTGGTGTTATTTCTTCGATTGAGGCTTTGATAGGATTATTAAGCTTTTCTTTTATTACTGGTTTACTGTATGGAAGATTTTCTAAGCCTAAATCAAGTATTAGGTTTAGCGATATTATGGTTTTAAGAGAGCATAATAATGTCAATAGTATTATGTTTAGATTAATGAGCAGGAGTACAAATGTTATGATTCGTCCAAAAGTTGAGGTTACATTGGCGTTATCTCAAAAAACCGAAAACGATAAATATGTAAATAACTTTTACAATTTAAAATTAGAAAGAAATGAAATTACATATTTACCAACAACTTGGACAGTAGTTCATCCAATTAATGAATCGAGTCCTTTATCAGAATTTAAAAAAGAAGAATTACCTCAATTACACGGAGAAATTTTAATATTAGTTACGTATTATGATGAGTCTTTTGCTCAAGAAGTACATCAAGTGCATTCTTATATGTTACACAATTTAAATATTGATAAAGCTTTTATCCCAGCTTTTCATTATGATGAAGAGGGCTTTACTGTTTTAGATCATGATAAAATAGGAGAAACAAAAACCTTGTAA
- the dapA gene encoding 4-hydroxy-tetrahydrodipicolinate synthase, whose product MSAFLKGTGVALATPFKNDGSIDFDGVESLVEFCVNGGVEYLVVLGTTAESVTLSKDEKKALVDHIVTVNKKRLPLVIGIGGNNTASIIQEIKDTELSAFDAILSVVPMYNRPTQEGIYQHFKIINDQSPLPVLLYNVPSRTGTNMAAETTLKLAQLDKIVGIKEATGDFTQVLKILKDRPKDFLVISGDDALALPAVTAGGDGVISVIGQGFPEEFSEMIRLGLSGDTQQAFEILYKLLPILDYAFEEGNPAGIKNILKNKGICGDHLRLPLIPVSKNLADRIYNYIKNN is encoded by the coding sequence ATGAGTGCTTTTCTGAAAGGAACTGGTGTTGCATTAGCTACACCTTTTAAGAATGATGGTTCAATTGATTTTGATGGAGTTGAATCTTTAGTAGAATTTTGTGTTAATGGTGGAGTAGAGTATCTGGTAGTATTGGGTACGACTGCAGAATCAGTTACGCTTTCTAAGGATGAAAAAAAGGCTTTAGTAGATCATATTGTTACTGTAAATAAAAAGAGATTACCTTTAGTGATTGGTATAGGAGGAAATAATACTGCGTCAATTATCCAAGAAATAAAAGACACAGAATTGTCTGCTTTTGATGCGATATTATCTGTGGTTCCTATGTATAATAGACCTACTCAAGAAGGCATATATCAACATTTTAAAATTATTAATGATCAATCACCATTGCCAGTTTTATTATATAATGTTCCATCCCGAACAGGAACTAATATGGCTGCCGAAACGACTTTGAAATTAGCGCAATTAGATAAAATTGTTGGAATTAAAGAAGCAACGGGTGATTTTACACAAGTTTTAAAGATTTTAAAGGATCGTCCAAAGGATTTTCTTGTTATTTCTGGGGATGATGCTTTGGCATTACCAGCAGTTACTGCAGGTGGAGATGGAGTTATTAGTGTAATTGGTCAAGGGTTTCCAGAAGAGTTTTCAGAAATGATCCGTTTGGGACTTTCTGGAGATACACAACAAGCTTTTGAAATCTTATATAAATTATTGCCAATTTTAGATTATGCTTTTGAAGAAGGTAATCCTGCTGGAATCAAGAATATTCTAAAAAACAAAGGAATTTGTGGTGATCATTTACGTCTGCCTTTAATTCCAGTCTCTAAAAATTTAGCGGATAGAATATATAATTATATAAAGAATAATTAA
- a CDS encoding lysoplasmalogenase family protein produces MKIRTLIKILLLITGSLCVLSTILQNQTIELYSKPMTVPLFFMLYWFNVKKVDALFVLVLFLCFMGDIFLLTGIENGFRYVLLSYTLSYFILFYFLFKNHKQIDYNKTDLVYLGVFLVVWTVIVYQIYAVTNQSMGDIRPFGIVYIIILYFLLIGAVFQYVNIRSPKSLWFTIAILNFIISDACFALDKFYVPSLELKIINAIYQLLAVFFLVKFKISSSDSLKIKT; encoded by the coding sequence ATGAAAATAAGAACCCTCATAAAAATATTACTGTTAATTACCGGTAGTTTATGTGTTTTGAGTACGATACTACAAAATCAAACTATAGAGTTGTACTCAAAACCAATGACAGTGCCTTTGTTTTTTATGTTGTATTGGTTTAATGTGAAAAAGGTTGATGCTCTGTTTGTACTGGTATTATTTCTTTGTTTTATGGGAGATATATTTTTACTAACGGGAATAGAGAATGGGTTTAGGTATGTTCTATTGAGTTATACCTTAAGTTATTTTATTCTTTTTTATTTCTTGTTTAAAAATCATAAGCAAATAGATTATAATAAAACAGACTTGGTCTATCTAGGAGTTTTTTTAGTAGTCTGGACGGTTATTGTCTATCAAATTTATGCTGTCACTAATCAGTCGATGGGGGATATAAGGCCTTTTGGAATTGTGTATATTATCATTCTATATTTTTTATTAATTGGAGCAGTATTTCAATATGTTAATATTAGATCTCCTAAGTCTCTTTGGTTTACAATTGCTATTTTAAATTTTATTATAAGTGATGCTTGCTTCGCATTAGATAAGTTTTATGTTCCTTCTTTAGAGCTTAAGATAATTAATGCTATCTATCAGTTACTGGCGGTTTTCTTTTTGGTAAAGTTTAAGATTTCTAGTTCGGATTCGCTAAAAATTAAAACATAG